The Hypanus sabinus isolate sHypSab1 chromosome 3, sHypSab1.hap1, whole genome shotgun sequence genome contains a region encoding:
- the tmem192 gene encoding transmembrane protein 192 isoform X3 has protein sequence MTSEVGNQLENSTDVTQSVEEDPPIDLPLLHADTLVGDVRPYFKSVPTGCWAILLTFLHVAFVALAYTLGFLCVTASGNCSNVLGSFKPVTVIIITKVVLWTLHAVFEFYLQTQHSKVRNRGYLALYRSIKHLKHLPLFIHSTVRITKFNRMKPCPDIQEEEGRHRYPNRSNILSETGFRDGTSLENLVEKQADLIDYLKMHNVQLSKRLLALISQQVRV, from the exons AATTCCACTGATGTGACTCAAAGTGTGGAAGAGGATCCACCAATAGACCTTCCCCTATTGCATGCTGATACTTTGGTTGGTGATGTGAGACCTTATTTTAAAAGTGTGCCAACAGGATGTTGGGCAATCCTGTTAACATTTCTGCAT gtTGCTTTTGTGGCTCTGGCATATACTTTGGGTTTTTTATGTGTAACGGCATCTGGGAATTGTAGTAATGTCCTTGGGTCTTTCAAACCTGTGACTGTTATAATAATAACAAAAGTTGTCCTTTGGACCCTGCATGCTGTCTTTGAATTTTACTTGCAAACTCAACACTCCAAAGTCAGAAACAGAGGCTATCTAGCACTATACCGTTCCATAAAGCATTTGAAACACCTGCCACTTTTCATTCATTCTACAG TGAGGATAACAAAGTTCAATAGAATGAAACCTTGTCCTGACATCCaagaggaagagggaagacacaGATACCCTAATCGCAGTAATATTCTGTCAGAAACTGGATTCAG GGATGGAACAAGCTTGGAAAATCTGGTAGAGAAGCAAGCAGACCTCATAGATTACTTAAAAATGCACAATGTGCAGTTAAGTAAAAGACTACTGGCCTTAATATCCCAACAAGTGCGAGTCTGA
- the tmem192 gene encoding transmembrane protein 192 isoform X2: MTSEVGNQLENSTDVTQSVEEDPPIDLPLLHADTLVGDVRPYFKSVPTGCWAILLTFLHVAFVALAYTLGFLCVTASGNCSNVLGSFKPVTVIIITKVVLWTLHAVFEFYLQTQHSKVRNRGYLALYRSIKHLKHLPLFIHSTGTAVILLIFAVQLSFELKGLLIYVILGVLTVELFCSSVCLVIYTVRITKFNRMKPCPDIQEEEGRHRYPNRSNILSETGFRDGTSLENLVEKQADLIDYLKMHNVQLSKRLLALISQQVRV; encoded by the exons AATTCCACTGATGTGACTCAAAGTGTGGAAGAGGATCCACCAATAGACCTTCCCCTATTGCATGCTGATACTTTGGTTGGTGATGTGAGACCTTATTTTAAAAGTGTGCCAACAGGATGTTGGGCAATCCTGTTAACATTTCTGCAT gtTGCTTTTGTGGCTCTGGCATATACTTTGGGTTTTTTATGTGTAACGGCATCTGGGAATTGTAGTAATGTCCTTGGGTCTTTCAAACCTGTGACTGTTATAATAATAACAAAAGTTGTCCTTTGGACCCTGCATGCTGTCTTTGAATTTTACTTGCAAACTCAACACTCCAAAGTCAGAAACAGAGGCTATCTAGCACTATACCGTTCCATAAAGCATTTGAAACACCTGCCACTTTTCATTCATTCTACAG gaACTGCAGTTATCCTACTTATATTTGCAGTGCAACTGTCTTTTGAACTGAAAGGACTCTTGATATACGTAATTCTTGGAGTCTTGACAGTGGAGCTTTTCTGTTCCTCAGTATGCCTCGTCATTTACACAG TGAGGATAACAAAGTTCAATAGAATGAAACCTTGTCCTGACATCCaagaggaagagggaagacacaGATACCCTAATCGCAGTAATATTCTGTCAGAAACTGGATTCAG GGATGGAACAAGCTTGGAAAATCTGGTAGAGAAGCAAGCAGACCTCATAGATTACTTAAAAATGCACAATGTGCAGTTAAGTAAAAGACTACTGGCCTTAATATCCCAACAAGTGCGAGTCTGA